TCAAAGACGAAATAAGAGTCACGGTAATCGCAACAGGCTTCAATAAGAATCCAAGCTCGGCTAAACCGGCTGAAGAGAAGGATTTCGGATTCTACAAGGATGATCTTGAAGAGTTGGAAAAACCCGCGGTACAACGGATGAACGGCGACATACGCCCGCTGCTGAGTCCCGTTTCAAATAGCGAGGAAACCGTGATTCCGGTTGACGACATCGAAGTTCCGGCTTTCCTGCGGAAGCAGACGAATATAGCTAGTTTGTAGTAGAATCAGGTCGTCACCCTGAGAGAAAAGCAAAGAGCCCGCCTTTTGGCGGGTTTTTTGTTTTTACTATTACTCCTCCCTCGAGGGAGGTGTCACGGAGTGACGGAGGGTGTTATCGTACAGCAAATACAAATTCATTCCTGATAGGATGAATCACACCCCTCGTCCGTCAACTGACAGACACTCCCCTCAAGGGGAGAGGAGCAGCGTGCGGGTCAGGGCTTGCCTGTCTCGCCGCTGGTGGTCCTGACTGCACTCTTATTCCCCCTCCTTTTTTAAGGAGGGGGAGATTACATTTTGCCTGCACGGCTATGTCGTCATTCGGAGTAGTCCGCCAGCTGGCGGATGACGAAAGAATCTAAACTCTGTCCGATAAGGTAAATTATGAGATATTTTGCATTATTTTATCTCAAATGTATTCGAGAAATCCTGAAATGGAATTACAGTACTATCCGGATTTTCGATATCATAATAATCTATCCGAATTCTATAAGTTCCTGTTTCGTCCTCCTCTCGACTTTTCGTCAAAGGACCAAAAATTGAATAATCTTGTGAAGGCTTAATAGGTACGACTCTTACACCTTCAATTAGGATAGATTTTAACTCTCTTTCCATCCAAATCTTTTCCGATTCACTGTATTTTTCAATGTATCCACTTGAATATGCAGCAATATACAATAGATCCTGTTCTGGCGGACCAAACCCATCCCCTAATCGTGAATAATACGTTGCATCGGAATCATTACTTATGGTTCCTTGAATAGAAATGAAGTCCTTGGATTCCCCCTGCTGCCAGGTATATGAAGTAGCGCTAGTTTTAATTGATAATTTTTTATATCCATCCTCATAAGCAGACTTGTCAATGAAGAATTTTGTAGAATCAAAACTTAATGAATCATAATTATACCACGGCTTCATAATTCCATAATAATATCCCGAATTCAAATATTTAGAGATGAAAGGATTAATTACAGATGTCCAATGACTCTTTAATTCATCACCCGGCATTAAACTATAGACAGAAACACAATCAGTGGTAACCCAGCCATCAAAATAAGTTCCAAGCGTATCAACCAATATCCAATTAAAAAATTGTCCTGTACCGTGATCATCAAATGAAATAGTATCATCGCTAAGATTTGTGAATGACGCACTCCAATAAATTGTATCAAGGAAAAAGTACGTTGATTTATCAGTGTTTATTGAATAATTAAGTGTTTCATCAATGTATGAATCATCGACATTTTCAACTATATCATCATTGTCACAAGAAACAATGATTAACATGCCGATGATCGAAAGTAAAACATTTATAGAAAAGGTTTTCATCAGAATGTGCATCTGCTCCCAACTCTATTTATAATGTTTTACTTCATGGATGAACTGGAAGTTCCCCTCCTTTTTAAGGAGGGGGCAGGGGGTGGTTCCTAATAAACAAAAAAGAACAGCCGAAGCTGCTCTTTTAAAAACATAATAAGCGATTAAATTACGCCGCTTTCATCACCTTCCCCTGCTTGATGCAGGTCGTGCAAACACGAATCCTTTTTACCGTACCGTTGACGTTCGCCCTTACCTTTTGAAGGTTCGGCAACCATCTCCGCCTGCTTGTATTGTGAGCGTGACTCACCTTGTTCCCGTATAGAGGACCTTTACCGCATATATCACAAACTCTGGACATC
This Candidatus Neomarinimicrobiota bacterium DNA region includes the following protein-coding sequences:
- a CDS encoding 50S ribosomal protein L28 encodes the protein MSRVCDICGKGPLYGNKVSHAHNTSRRRWLPNLQKVRANVNGTVKRIRVCTTCIKQGKVMKAA